The genomic interval CGACCGAAAGCCGGCCGACCGGAACATCGAGCGGAAGGTCGACATCGAGCTGGCGCAGGATCGCGCGGGCGCGCTTATGCATGGCTTTGCGGTCGAGAAGGCCGAAGCGGTTGCTGATCTCGCGCGCGAGAAACATGTTCTCGACGGCGGTGAGATAGGGGATAAGGCTGAATTCCTGGAAGACGATGCCGATGCCGGCGTCGATCGCCTCGTCATAATCGGCGAAATGGCGCTCTTTTCCGTCAACGCGAATTACGCCCTCGCTCGGCCGGAAAATGCCGGAGACGATCTTCATGAGAGTCGACTTGCCGGCGCCGTTTTCGCCCAGAAGCGCATGGATTTCACCCGCCTCGACATGAAGGTCCACGCCGTGCAGGACCTCGATCTTTCCGAAGCTTTTCTTGATCCCGTTCAATTCCAGCATGATCTTTTCCCGAGCATGGAAGAGGAAGCCCGCCCCCGGTTCATGAAGAACGCGGGGGCGGCCCGGAGGAGACGTTACCAGCTGAAGTCGGCTGCGTTCTCGCTGTCGACCACGCGAACGTCGATCGGAACCTCGGCCGGCACAACGCGGGCGCCCCATTTCTGGGCAAGCGCCATGGCAAGGCCGACGCGCACCTGGTCGCGCGGGAACTGCGCGGTGGTTTCGATGAAGGGCGTGCCGTCGCTGATCGCCTTGACGGCTTCAGGCGCGCCATCGACCGAAGTCAGCTTGATGTCCTTGCCGGAACCCTGGATGGCCGCCATCGCGCCCATCGCGCCGCCGTCATTGACGGAAAAGATGCCGGCGAGATCGGGGTGCGACTGGATCATGTTCTCGACCACGCCCAGCGCCACCGAACGGTCCTGGCGGCCGTTCTGGACGTCGACCAGCTCAATGCCGTCGAACTCATCAAGCGCGGCCTTGCAGCCTTCGACACGCTGAAGGATCGGGATCACCGGAATGCCGTCGAGGATCGCAACTTCGCCCGAGCCGCCGAGCGCCTCGCCGAGATATTTGCACGACTGGTAGCCGGCATCGCGGTTCTTGGAGCCGACGAAGGTGTCGACGGGGCCCGCGGCATTGGCGTCCACCGCCACCACGATCACGCCCTGCTGCTTGGCCATGTTGACGGCGGATTCGACGCCGGCGCTGTCGGTCGGGTTCAGCAAAAGAATGTCGATATTCTGCTGCAGCATGTCCTCGACATCGGAAATCTGCTTGGCGACGTCATGGCCGGCATCGGTGACGATCACCTCGGCGCCGAGGCTGGCGGCGGCTTCGTCCAGCGCTTCCTTCATCGAGACGAAATAGGGGTTGTTCATCTCCTGAAAGGTCATGCCGATCTTCAGGCCGTCATCCTGGGCCATGGCCGGCAACGCGGTCGTCGCGGCGAGCGCTGCAGCGGTCAGTGTCTTGGTCACGATATTCATATCAGGTCCTCCC from Martelella mediterranea DSM 17316 carries:
- a CDS encoding ABC transporter substrate-binding protein, with amino-acid sequence MNIVTKTLTAAALAATTALPAMAQDDGLKIGMTFQEMNNPYFVSMKEALDEAAASLGAEVIVTDAGHDVAKQISDVEDMLQQNIDILLLNPTDSAGVESAVNMAKQQGVIVVAVDANAAGPVDTFVGSKNRDAGYQSCKYLGEALGGSGEVAILDGIPVIPILQRVEGCKAALDEFDGIELVDVQNGRQDRSVALGVVENMIQSHPDLAGIFSVNDGGAMGAMAAIQGSGKDIKLTSVDGAPEAVKAISDGTPFIETTAQFPRDQVRVGLAMALAQKWGARVVPAEVPIDVRVVDSENAADFSW